The Siniperca chuatsi isolate FFG_IHB_CAS linkage group LG2, ASM2008510v1, whole genome shotgun sequence genome window below encodes:
- the ccdc71 gene encoding uncharacterized protein ccdc71, whose product MAEAARGPMVGRPLAFANEERRAVHSWSRVSSAGHNVLMDALKILSPMSCDLSSSEELVTFLQELSEEGHKPTVLRSKDVYGYRSCTNQPLTEDMLKPPNRNVRPTTKRRGRRPPAKKREVHPSWNTTESSNPRIQGVRPPELLVDHRAIICSRTPGRTVEMMQAAQVRPCLRLTNIEGLSGFHTARLQIHTSWESSSEVPSVAFSQQQHPPTLSGIPLQPSQNGGGAPTKAVALFSQKSLSCPIRLDGALIGDSAPVFYANGRGFPETHTELTSNGWRSNGLHRDGRGPKELNNPTRQRNGWKDKNSFRWKVVKVDDSRSVAEARRKAQKILQVNLSPVIQIQPLNRVLRDFRYQNK is encoded by the coding sequence ATGGCTGAAGCGGCGCGAGGTCCCATGGTTGGCCGGCCATTGGCATTCGCCAATGAAGAGCGGAGGGCAGTTCACTCCTGGTCCCGGGTCTCGTCAGCGGGGCACAACGTCCTCATGGATGCACTGAAGATACTCAGCCCGATGTCCTGTGACCTCTCGAGCAGCGAGGAGCTGGTTACCTTTCTGCAGGAGCTGAGTGAGGAGGGCCACAAGCCCACTGTGCTGCGCAGCAAGGACGTGTACGGCTACCGCTCCTGCACAAACCAACCCCTGactgaagacatgctgaagccACCTAACAGAAACGTCAGACCCACCACcaagaggaggggaaggaggccCCCGGCCAAGAAGAGAGAGGTGCACCCGTCCTGGAACACCACTGAGAGCAGCAACCCCAGGATTCAAGGGGTCCGTCCTCCAGAGCTGCTGGTGGACCATCGTGCCATCATCTGCAGCAGAACACCCGGTCGGACTGTAGAGATGATGCAAGCGGCTCAGGTGCGGCCTTGCCTCAGACTGACCAACATAGAAGGCCTGTCTGGCTTCCACACGGCCAGACTCCAGATCCACACTTCCTGGGAATCGTCCTCTGAGGTACCCTCTGTTGCCTTTTCACAGCAACAGCACCCTCCAACGCTTTCAGGAATACCTTTGCAGCCTTCTCAGAACGGTGGTGGGGCGCCCACCAAAGCTGTGGCCTTGTTCAGCCAGAAGAGCCTGTCCTGTCCCATCCGATTGGACGGCGCCCTCATTGGTGATTCTGCGCCAGTCTTTTACGCTAATGGCCGGGGATTCCCAGAGACTCACACAGAGCTGACCAGCAATGGCTGGAGGAGCAACGGCCTCCACCGTGATGGTCGGGGCCCAAAGGAACTGAACAACCCGACCCGGCAGAGAAATGGCTGGAAAGACAAGAACAGTTTTAGATGGAAAGTAGTAAAGGTAGATGACTCTCGCTCGGTGGCTGAGGCACGGAGAAAAGCGCAGAAGATCTTACAGGTCAACCTGTCTCCAGTGATTCAGATCCAACCTCTCAACCGTGTGCTGAGAGACTTCAGATACCAGAATAAGTGA